The following are from one region of the Arachis duranensis cultivar V14167 chromosome 10, aradu.V14167.gnm2.J7QH, whole genome shotgun sequence genome:
- the LOC107468469 gene encoding uncharacterized protein LOC107468469: MELTRHFIDVTVLLLLSMNVGNSRDTITPSDPLNGPETLSSNNGMFHLGFFTPTNSSYLGIWYMSNPPVVWVANRDQPINHSSSALLQISQDGNLVLMDNANNSRILVWSTNLSNISSNTTAQLLNTGNLVLQENTTGRFLWQSFQHPSNTLLQKMQLSTNKITGEKVKLTSWRTPQDPSIGDFSLSLEGLSSPEMVVWKGVQPFWRTGPWNGVTFLGIPGDNINNLDGFYLEKSYDDNGTYYLSFNFANQSLLLICVLTADGNMKDYYWDYGKRNWSIVWTAINSECDVYGKCGVFGICDPTSEPICSCLTGFEPKNATEWNRQNWSSGCVRKKALQCEDNGFVKLQNTKTPNFVEWSSPTEYDCRTQCIGNCSCEAYAYDAGIGCMLWGGNLIDIQRFSSGGTDLYIRVPNSDLGKKKNNVTVIISVTVTVGVILLVSCTFILWKRTSRKDRANSRAQVRIQKNELLELSQFEFERLAIATNNFHLDNKLGQGGFGPVYKGTLEDGQEIAVKRLSRASGQGLEEFMNEVLVISKLQHRNLVRLLGCCIERDEKILIYEYMPNRSLDAYMFDPSKQILSWEQRFDIIEGIARGLLYLHRDSRLRIIHRDLKLSNILLDGELNAKISDFGMAKIFGYTEDEANTRRVVGTFGYMPPEYVMEGLFSEKSDVFSFGVLLLEIVSKRKNTSFYEDAESLSLIGFAWKLWNDDKITALIDPEVANMSSLADIMRCIHIGLLCVQELARDRPTMTAVISMLNSETVNLPLPKQPAFMHRQTMLDIESSHRSDGSYSINYISLTNIQGSNMSINLSSSLRYIVSVHSFHTRSSILLCIFMEHYLSFLLLFLLFTFATSLDTITSSYILKPPQTLTSKDGMFHLGFFNLTTNSSTSSYLGIWYITNPPVVWVANRDQPIKGDDSGVLLKISEDGNLVIMDARNNEILWSTNVSNIASPNNTSAQLLTTGNLGLQDNATGTILWQSFQHPTDTFLQNMKISANRITGKKVNITSWRTPHDPSIGDFSVSLERLSIPEAFIWRGESQPHWRSGPWNGQIFIGIPDMTANYIDGFYMSGKDEESNGTYYLSYSYVNHNLRMFALGADGNLNEYYWDYSKKKWSMMWSVINTECGVYGKCGVFASCDPKTSPICTCLRGYVPRNAEEWNKQNWSSGCVRKIPLQCESNSSDESVAVKDGFVKLQNTKVPDYAEWLSSIDFDCRTACLGNCSCKAYAYDVGIGCMLWSGNLIDIQRFSMGGTDLYIRVPSSELDEQKKKNHASVIIAVTVSAVGTIGILICAFILWKRRTAIGERANFRIPTISNTKYPSKVKLPELSQFEFEKLAIATNNFHLDNKLGQGGFGLVYRGTLEDGLEIAVKRLSRASYQGLEEFMNEVLVISKLQHRNLVRLLGCCVEGDEKILVYEYMPNKSLDAYLFDSCKQVLNWEKRFHIIEGIARGLLYLHRDSRLRIIHRDLKLSNILLDEELNPKISDFGMAKIFCHTENEANTMRVVGTYGYMSPEYAMEGLFSEKSDVFSFGVLLLEIVSRRKNTKFYEDAESLSLLGFAWKLWNADNIPPLIDPEILNPICNEDIKRCIHIGLLCVQELARDRPTMTAVVSMLNSETVNLPSPKQPAFVQRQTLLDIESSMTSDGLCSINNVSLTNVQGR; the protein is encoded by the exons ATGGAGCTAACGAGACATTTCATAGACGTAACCGTTTTGCTCTTACTATCCATGAACGTTGGAAATTCCAGAGACACTATCACACCCTCAGATCCCCTTAATGGACCAGAAACTTTAAGCTCTAATAATGGCATGTTCCACCTTGGATTCTTCACGCCAACAAATTCCTCCTACCTCGGAATCTGGTACATGTCCAACCCTCCTGTCGTGTGGGTTGCCAACAGAGACCAACCTATAAACCATTCTTCTTCTGCTCTACTCCAAATATCTCAGGATGGAAACCTTGTTCTCATGGATAATGCAAACAACAGTAGGATTCTTGTTTGGTCAACAAACCTCTCCAATATTTCATCCAACACAACAGCGCAGCTTCTTAACACCGGCAACCTTGTGCTGCAAGAAAACACCACAGGAAGGTTCCTATGGCAGAGTTTCCAACACCCTTCAAACACGTTATTGCAGAAAATGCAGCTCAGCACAAACAAGATCACCGGTGAGAAAGTAAAACTCACTTCCTGGAGAACTCCTCAGGATCCATCCATTGGAGACTTCTCCTTGAGTCTCGAAGGCCTTAGTAGCCCTGAAATGGTCGTCTGGAAGGGAGTTCAACCTTTCTGGCGTACCGGTCCGTGGAACGGTGTAACTTTTCTTGGAATACCTGGAGATAACATAAACAATCTTGATGGATTTTACTTGGAAAAATCGTATGATGATAACGGCACTTATTATCTTTCTTTCAACTTTGCAAATCAGTCCTTGTtgttgatctgtgtgttaacaGCAGATGGAAACATGAAAGACTATTATTGGGATTATGGGAAGAGAAATTGGTCAATCGTATGGACAGCTATTAACTCAGAGTGTGATGTTTATGGAAAGTGTGGAGTATTTGGAATCTGTGATCCCACAAGTGAACCTATTTGTAGCTGCTTAACAGGGTTTGAACCAAAGAATGCTACTGAATGGAATAGGCAAAATTGGAGTAGCGGTTGTGTTAGGAAGAAAGCTCTTCAGTGTGAAGATAATGGGTTTGTGAAGTTGCAGAATActaagacaccaaactttgtAGAATGGTCCTCTCCTACTGAATATGATTGCAGAACTCAGTGCATTGGAAACTGCTCTTGTGAagcatatgcatatgatgctgGTATTGGTTGCATGCTATGGGGTGGGAACTTAATTGACATTCAAAGGTTCTCAAGTGGAGGAACAGATCTTTATATTCGTGTCCCCAATTCAGATCTTG gtaaaaagaaaaataatgtaACAGTAATCATCTCAGTTACAGTCACGGTAGGAGTGATTCTCCTTGTGTCATGCACATTTATCTTGTGGAAAAGAACTTCAAGGAAAG ATAGAGCAAATTCCAGAGCTCAGGTCAGAATTCAGAAAAATGAGCTTCTTGAGCTTTCACAGTTTGAGTTTGAAAGGCTTGCTATAGCAACAAACAACTTTCACTTAGATAATAAGCTAGGACAAGGGGGTTTTGGACCAGTATATAAG GGTACATTGGAAGATGGGCAGGAAATAGCAGTTAAAAGGCTTTCAAGAGCATCTGGACAAGGGCTAGAAGAATTTATGAATGAGGTGTTGGTAATATCAAAGCTTCAACATCGAAATCTTGTCAGACTTCTTGGATGTTGTATAGAAAGAGATGAAAAGATTTTGATCTATGAATACATGCCAAATAGGAGTCTTGATGCATATATGTTTG ATCCATCTAAACAGATTCTAAGTTGGGAACAACGTTTTGATATAATCGAAGGAATAGCTCGTGGTTTACTTTATCTTCACAGAGATTCTAGATTAAGGATTATACACAGAGATTTGAAGTTAAGCAATATATTACTTGATGGAGAATTAAATGCAAAAATTTCAGACTTTGGCATGGCAAAGATTTTTGGTTACACGGAAGATGAGGCTAATACTCGAAGGGTTGTCGGAACATT TGGTTATATGCCACCGGAATATGTTATGGAAGGACTATTTTCAGAAAAATCCGATGTATTCAGTTTCGGTGTTTTATTATTGGAGATCGTTAGCAAGAGAAAAAATACTAGTTTTTATGAAGATGCAGAATCTCTAAGCCTTATTGGATTT GCATGGAAATTGTGGAATGATGATAAGATTACAGCTCTAATAGATCCAGAAGTAGCAAACATGAGTAGTCTTGCAGATATAATGAGGTGCATTCACATTGGACTTTTGTGTGTGCAAGAACTTGCAAGGGATAGGCCTACTATGACTGCAGTAATTTCAATGCTTAATAGTGAAACTGTTAATCTTCCTCTGCCGAAGCAGCCAGCATTCATGCATAGGCAGACAATGTTGGATATAGAGTCTTCTCATAGAAGTGATGGATCATATTCCATCAATTATATCAGCTTAACAAACATCCAAGGAAG CAACATGAGTATCAACTTGTCTTCTTCATTGCGTTACATTGTATCTGTTCATTCATTTCATACTCGCTCATCTATCCTTCTCTGCATCTTCATGGAGCACTACCTATCCTTTCTACTATTATTCTTACTCTTCACTTTTGCCACTTCCTTAGACACCATCACCTCTTCTTATATCCTTAAACCCCCTCAAACTTTAACCTCCAAGGATGGTATGTTCCACCTTGGATTCTTCAACCTTACCACCAACTCATCAACATCATCTTACCTCGGAATCTGGTACATAACCAACCCCCCTGTCGTCTGGGTTGCTAACAGAGACCAACCAATCAAAGGTGATGATAGTGGAGTACTGCTCAAGATATCCGAGGATGGAAACCTTGTTATCATGGATGCACGTAATAATGAGATCCTTTGGTCAACGAACGTCTCAAACATCGCATCCCCCAACAACACAAGTGCTCAGCTTCTCACCACCGGAAACCTTGGGTTGCAAGATAACGCCACAGGGACGATACTGTGGCAGAGTTTCCAACACCCCACAGACACGTTCCTGCAGAACATGAAGATTAGCGCCAACAGGATCACCGGCAAGAAAGTAAACATAACCTCGTGGAGAACACCACATGATCCATCCATTGGAGACTTCTCTGTGAGCCTTGAACGCCTTAGTATCCCTGAAGCGTTCATCTGGAGAGGGGAGAGTCAACCTCACTGGCGAAGTGGCCCATGGAACGGTCAAATATTTATTGGGATACCTGACATGACCGCAAATTATATTGACGGGTTCTACATGAGTGGCAAAGATGAAGAGAGCAACGGCACTTACTATCTTTCTTATAGCTATGTAAATCATAATCTAAGGATGTTCGCGTTGGGTGCTGATGGAAACTTAAATGAATACTACTGGGATTATTCAAAGAAGAAATGGTCCATGATGTGGTCTGTTATTAACACTGAGTGCGGTGTTTATGGCAAGTGTGGAGTATTTGCAAGTTGTGACCCTAAAACTTCACCTATCTGCACTTGTTTGAGAGGGTATGTTCCAAGGAATGCAGAGGAGTGGAACAAACAAAACTGGAGCAGCGGCTGTGTTAGGAAGATACCTCTGCAGTGTGAGAGCAATAGTAGTGATGAATCGGTAGCAGTAAAAGATGGGTTTGTGAAGCTTCAGAATACCAAGGTTCCAGATTATGCTGAGTGGTTGTCTTCCATTGACTTTGACTGCAGAACTGCGTGTTTGGGAAACTGCTCTTGCAAAGCGTATGCTTATGATGTTGGAATTGGTTGTATGCTGTGGAGTGGAAACTTGATTGACATACAGAGATTCTCAATGGGAGGAACCGATCTTTATATACGTGTTCCCTCTTCAGAGCTTG ATgagcagaagaagaaaaatcatgCCTCAGTGATCATTGCAGTTACAGTCTCAGCAGTAGGAACTATTGGGATTTTGATTTGCGCGTTTATCCTGTGGAAAAGAAGAACTGCAATAGGAG AGAGAGCAAATTTCAGAATACCTACAATAAGCAACACAAAATACCCAAGCAAAGTCAAACTCCCGGAGCTTTCCCAATTTGAGTTTGAAAAGCTTGCAATTGCAACAAACAACTTTCACTTAGATAATAAGCTGGGGCAAGGAGGATTTGGACTTGTATACAGG GGAACATTGGAAGATGGACTAGAAATAGCAGTTAAAAGACTTTCAAGAGCTTCATATCAAGGACTAGAAGAATTTATGAATGAGGTTCTAGTAATATCAAAACTTCAGCACCGTAATCTTGTTAGACTTCTTGGATGTTGTGTAGAAGGAGATGAGAAGATTTTGGTGTATGAATACATGCCAAATAAAAGTTTAGATGCATATCTGTTTG ATTCATGTAAGCAAgtattaaattgggaaaaacgTTTTCATATTATTGAAGGAATAGCTCGAGGTTTACTTTATCTTCACAGAGACTCTCGACTAAGAATTATCCATAGAGATCTGAAGCTAAGCAATATATTACTTGACGAAGAGCTAAATCCAAAGATTTCAGATTTTGGTATGGCAAAGATTTTTTGCCACACTGAAAATGAGGCAAATACTATGAGAGTTGTTGGAACATA TGGTTATATGTCACCAGAATATGCTATGGAAGGACTATTTTCAGAGAAATCTGATGTATTCAGCTTTGGtgttttactactagaaattgtCAGTAGGAGAAAGAACACTAAATTTTATGAAGATGCAGAATCATTGAGTCTTTTAGGATTT GCATGGAAATTGTGGAATGCTGATAACATTCCACCTCTGATAGATCCAGAGATATTAAATCCGATCTGCAATGAAGATATAAAGAGGTGCATACATATTGGTCTTTTGTGTGTACAAGAACTTGCAAGAGATAGGCCTACAATGACTGCAGTGGTTTCAATGCTTAATAGTGAGACTGTTAATCTTCCTTCTCCCAAGCAGCCAGCATTCGTTCAGAGGCAGACTCTGCTGGATATAGAGTCTTCTATGACAAGTGATGGATTATGCTCCATTAATAATGTGAGCCTAACAAATGTCCAAGGAAGATAA
- the LOC107468462 gene encoding uncharacterized protein At1g08160 — protein sequence MAPSNSQSARPSLLRYIAMVILALIILVGIAVLITWLVLRPKNLVYSVEDAAIHNFNLTDANHLNSNFEFTIRAYNPNRRVSLYYDSVEVSVRYEDQTLATNAVQPFYQGHKNVTRLQVRLAAQTVALFGNVPKDLKLERTSGDIELDVWIKAKIRFKVGKWKSDHRTMKIFCSSVLVKFNRSKTFQRTPCHVEL from the coding sequence ATGGCTCCTTCTAATTCGCAATCAGCGCGGCCGAGCCTGCTTCGCTACATAGCAATGGTGATCCTGGCATTGATCATCCTTGTAGGCATAGCAGTGCTGATAACATGGCTTGTTTTGAGGCCAAAGAACTTAGTATACAGTGTTGAAGATGCTGCAATCCACAACTTCAACCTAACTGATGCAAACCATCTGAATTCGAATTTCGAGTTCACCATAAGAGCTTACAATCCCAACCGTAGAGTCTCTCTATACTATGACTCTGTAGAGGTTTCAGTGCGTTATGAGGACCAAACACTAGCCACCAATGCAGTTCAACCGTTCTACCAAGGACATAAGAATGTGACTAGGCTTCAGGTGAGGCTTGCTGCTCAAACTGTTGCATTGTTTGGGAATGTGCCTAAGGATCTTAAGCTTGAGAGAACTTCAGGAGATATTGAACTTGACGTGTGGATCAAGGCAAAGATAAGGTTCAAGGTTGGCAAGTGGAAATCAGATCATCGTACTATGAAGATCTTCTGTTCTTCTGTTTTGGTGAAATTTAATAGGAGCAAGACTTTTCAAAGGACCCCTTGTCATGTAGAACTCTGA
- the LOC107468454 gene encoding G-type lectin S-receptor-like serine/threonine-protein kinase At1g11300, protein MGSTTHTNFLDALIMFSFIFFGFSSARDTITSSQFITGSETISSSDSVFKLGFFSPQNSTNRYVGIWYLSESDITVIWIANRNQPLLDSSGTLKISGDGNLVLLDGKNQLVWSSNVSTNMANSSTAQLLRSGNLVLQDNITGQTIWESFKHPCDAAVPTMRISANRITGEKTRFISRKSASDPSTGSFSASLERLDAPEVFFWVNGTRPFWRTGPWNGRIFIGTTMMSTGYLYGWSVGYEGNETVYLTYSFADQSAFGILSLTPIGKLRLLRYYNRKQVLDIELEISDCDVYGVCGPFGSCNTQNSPICSCLSGYEPRNLEEWKRQNWTSGCVRKEPLKCETMRKNGSEVVAGQVQEDDGFLKLATMKVPDFAERLDVEEEQCGPQCLRNCSCLAYAFDTGIGCLYWITDLIDLQQFSSGGVDLFIRLPHSQLKNAVNNHKSSRKNTLIIAVTVGAAGAIILAACAYLAICAKHTRKRRVKDSENQSHRLIGVKKQVKLDEHELPLFDFEVVATATNNFHLSNTLGKGGFGPVYKGLLPDGQEIAVKRLSRASGQGAEEFMNEVAVISKLQHRNLVRLLGCCIDGDEKMLVYEFMPNKSLDAFIFDPLQRKLLDWTKRFNIIEGIARGILYLHRDSRLRIIHRDLKASNILLDAEMNPKISDFGLARIYKGEDEVNTRRVVGTYGYMAPEYAMEGLFSEKSDVYSFGVLLLEIVSGRRNTSFRNHEKSLSLIGFAWRLWNEDDIRSLIDPDISDLDTGSENHILRCIHIAFLCVQEVAKERPPMTSVVSMLNSDETFHLPPPKQVAFVHKQYSSSLESSSQENQCNSNNNVTLTEIRGR, encoded by the exons ATGGGATCCACAACTCACACCAACTTTTTAGATGCTTTGATCATGTTTTCCTTCATTTTCTTTGGCTTCAGTTCTGCCAGGGATACCATTACATCATCTCAATTCATCACAGGCTCAGAGACAATAAGCTCATCTGACAGTGTCTTCAAACTTGGATTCTTCAGCCCTCAAAATTCAACTAACCGCTATGTTGGAATCTGGTATCTCTCTGAGTCTGACATCACTGTTATATGGATTGCCAACAGGAACCAACCACTCTTGGATTCTTCAGGGACACTGAAAATCTCTGGAGATGGTAATCTTGTACTCCTAGATGGAAAAAACCAATTAGTTTGGTCATCAAATGTGTCAACAAACATGGCTAACAGCTCCACTGCTCAACTCTTGCGATCCGGGAATCTTGTGTTGCAAGATAACATCACTGGACAAACCATTTGGGAGAGTTTCAAGCACCCTTGTGATGCAGCAGTGCCAACTATGAGAATCAGTGCTAATAGGATCACAGGTGAGAAAACCAGGTTCATATCAAGGAAGAGTGCTTCTGATCCTTCTACTGGGAGCTTCTCTGCTTCTCTTGAACGCTTGGATGCTCCAGAAGTGTTCTTTTGGGTAAATGGAACTCGACCGTTTTGGAGGACTGGTCCATGGAATGGTAGGATCTTCATTGGGACAACAATGATGTCAACAGGGTACCTATATGGATGGAGTGTTGGATATGAAGGGAATGAAACTGTTTATCTTACTTACAGTTTTGCTGATCAATCTGCATTTGGAATCCTTTCACTAACTCCGATTGGCAAGCTTCGATTGTTGAGATATTATAACAGAAAGCAAGTTCTTGATATAGAGTTGGAAATTTCTGATTGTGATGTTTATGGGGTATGTGGGCCATTTGGGAGTTGTAATACACAGAATTCACCAATCTGCAGCTGTTTGAGTGGATATGAGCCTAGGAATTTGGAGGAGTGGAAGAGGCAAAACTGGACCAGTGGTTGTGTGAGGAAGGAACCACTCAAGTGTGAGACAATGAGGAAGAATGGAAGTGAAGTAGTAGCAGGCCAAGTCCAAGAAGATGATGGTTTCTTGAAACTTGCAACTATGAAGGTTCCGGATTTCGCAGAGAGGTTGGATGTTGAGGAAGAGCAATGTGGACCTCAGTGCTTGAGGAATTGCTCCTGTTTAGCATATGCATTTGATACTGGCATTGGCTGCTTGTATTGGATCACAGATTTGATTGACTTGCAACAATTCTCAAGTGGAGGAGTTGATCTCTTCATCCGTCTCCCCCATTCACAACTAA AAAACGCAGTAAACAACCATAAGAGTTCAAGAAAGAACACATTGATCATTGCTGTAACAGTGGGAGCAGCCGGAGCCATTATCTTGGCGGCTTGTGCATATCTAGCCATTTGTGCCAAGCACACCAGGAAAAGAAGAGTTAAGGATTCAG AAAATCAGAGTCATAGATTGATTGGGGTTAAGAAGCAAGTTAAACTGGATGAGCATGAATTGCCtctatttgattttgaagtggTTGCAACTGCTACAAACAATTTTCACTTGTCAAATACACTTGGGAAGGGTGGCTTTGGTCCAGTCTACAAG GGGTTATTGCCAGATGGTCAAGAAATTGCAGTGAAAAGATTGTCCAGAGCATCTGGACAAGGGGCTGAAGAGTTCATGAATGAGGTGGCTGTGATTTCTAAGCTTCAACATCGCAATCTTGTGAGACTTCTTGGCTGCTGCATTGATGGAGATGAAAAGATGCTGGTCTATGAGTTCATGCCAAATAAAAGTTTGGATGCATTTATCTTTG atCCTCTACAAAGAAAACTTTTAGATTGGACAAAACGTTTCAACataattgaaggaattgctcgTGGTATACTTTATCTTCACAGAGATTCTAGATTAAGAATCATACACAGAGATTTGAAGGCAAGCAATATCTTGCTTGATGCGGAGATGAATCCTAAAATATCAGACTTTGGTTTGGCAAGAATATACAAAGGTGAAGACGAGGTTAATACTAGAAGAGTTGTTGGTACATA TGGTTACATGGCTCCGGAATATGCAATGGAAGGACTATTTTCGGAGAAATCAGATGTTTACAGCTTCGGAGTTTTGTTACTAGAGATTGTCAGTGGAAGAAGAAATACAAGCTTTCGCAACCATGAGAAATCCCTCAGCCTTATTGGattt GCATGGAGGCTATGGAATGAAGATGACATTAGATCCTTGATAGATCCAGATATATCTGATTTGGATACAGGTTCTGAGAATCATATTCTGAGGTGCATACACATAGCATTTCTATGTGTTCAAGAAGTTGCAAAAGAAAGACCTCCTATGACTAGTGTTGTGTCCATGCTGAATAGTGATGAGACTTTCCATCTTCCTCCTCCTAAGCAAGTTGCATTTGTGCACAAGCAATATTCATCAAGTTTGGAATCTTCCTCTCAGGAAAATCAGTGTAACTCAAATAACAATGTTACTCTTACTGAAATCCGTGGCAGATAG